A genomic segment from Cryptococcus gattii WM276 chromosome J, complete sequence encodes:
- a CDS encoding bud site selection-related protein, putative (Similar to TIGR gene model, INSD accession AAW46442.1), protein MPKIRTQRTKPPPEGFEDIQDVLEDYEKKMRDAESESHEGKRKVEAVWPIMRLSHARSRYIYDLYYKRELISRELYDWLLKQGYADANLIAKWKKNGYEKLCCVRCIQTRDMNFQGSTCICRVPKAQLKKGTVVECPHCGCRGCASSD, encoded by the exons ATGCCCAAGATAAGAACACAACGTACAAAGCCCCCTCCTGAGGGATTTGAGGATATCCA GGATGTCCTCGAAGACTacgagaagaagatgcgAGACGCTGAGAGTGAATCTCACGAAGGAAAGCGAAAAGTTGAAGCTGTATG GCCGATTATGCGACTATCACATGCTCGCTCTCGATACATCTATGATCTTTACTACAAGCGCGAGCTTATCTCACGAGAACTCTACGACTGGCTTTTAAAACAGGGATATGCCGACGCCAACCTCATAGCAAAGTGGAAGAAAAATGGCTACGAGAAGCTATGTTGTGTGCGATGTATCCAAACTCGGGATATGAACTTTCAGGGGTCGACCTGTATCTGTAGAGTACCCAAGGCGCAGTTGAAAAAGGGCACAGTAGTCGAATGTCCTCATTGTG GTTGTCGAGGTTGTGCTTCATCAGATTAA